The following proteins are co-located in the Rattus norvegicus strain BN/NHsdMcwi chromosome 19, GRCr8, whole genome shotgun sequence genome:
- the LOC134483504 gene encoding disks large homolog 5-like — MFARLCRRFGRVDVDGEESRVKQMKPESNDGHRTWSCGMWKACRQTSSHETVLNKVQANEKEERLNRELELTTKERNELTDRLLYVTGGSVNKSPYFRPNPFYEKLKIKEKEVMSLLHNLDTNNIQHREKF; from the exons atgtttgcccgtctttgcaggcgctttgggagagttgatgttgatggagaagagtctagagtgaagcaaatgaAACCTgaaagtaatgatggacacaggacgtggtcatgtggaatgtgga aggcctgcagacaaaCGTCATCCCATGAAactgtcctaaacaaggtgcaggccaacgagaaagaggagaggctgaatagagagctcgagctaactaccaaggagagaaatgagctgacagatcgcctcctttatgtgacaggtggatctgTGAACAAGAG cccctacttcaggccaaatccattttatgaaaaattgaagataaaggagaaagaggtcatgtcattactgcacaacttagacacaaacaACATtcaacatcgtgagaaattttaG